A part of Caretta caretta isolate rCarCar2 chromosome 1, rCarCar1.hap1, whole genome shotgun sequence genomic DNA contains:
- the LOC125641034 gene encoding uncharacterized protein LOC125641034 → MLLGAQDSKDIEQVAQRSQEASEEAWQHVTSRRGTVAESRPDDMSGARKQKETPLVGRHEMRCPEVGGSTTTTPKRRRRVVVVGDSLLRGTESSICHPDRENREVCCLPGAKIRDVMERLPRLIKPSDRYPFLLLHVGTNDTAKNDLERITADYVALGRRIKELEAQVVFSSILPVEGKGLGRDRRIVEVNEWLRRWCRREGFGFFDHGMVFHEGGVLGRDGLHLTKRGKSIFASRLANLVRRALN, encoded by the exons atgcttctaggggcacaagactctaaagatatagagcaggttgcacagaggagccaagaggccagtgaagaagcttggcaacatgtgacctccagaagag gtaccgttgcggagagtagaccagatgatatgtctggggcgagaaagcagaaggagactccgctggttggaaggcatgagatgcgatgtcctgaggttgggggttccacgaccaccactcccaagaggagaaggcgggtggtggtggtcggggactctctcctccgggggactgagtcatctatctgccaccctgaccgggaaaaccgagaagtctgctgcttgccaggggctaagattcgcgatgtgatggagagactgccgagactcatcaagccctcggatcgctaccccttcctgcttctccacgtgggcaccaatgatactgccaagaatgaccttgagcggatcactgcggactacgtggctctgggaagaaggataaaggagttggaggcgcaagtggtgttctcgtccatccttcccgtggaaggaaaaggcctgggtagggaccgtcgaatcgtcgaagtcaacgaatggctacgcaggtggtgtcggagagaaggctttggattctttgaccatgggatggtgttccatgaaggaggagtgctgggcagagacgggctccatcttacgaagagagggaagagcatctttgccagcaggctggctaacctagtgaggagggctttaaactag